In one window of Falco cherrug isolate bFalChe1 chromosome 10, bFalChe1.pri, whole genome shotgun sequence DNA:
- the SAXO4 gene encoding protein phosphatase 1 regulatory subunit 32 produces MGLGTVSSAKAHTRGSTDLINFYATSHALAHGQLRIPPCLSHHIVTGYVSNNRSAISCLISPHSTAEGHCQDTTTSTTAEHFKPFWFPDGRSLLPWHVHQSLGVKVTTTDYLPSMCSHQGEEMLPVLPAGSERGSRFRQEVPGSLDRMVSRTPSHPPPAVPSLSSPAVPTQGLSVVDHTVPRISRGLQAPRVTQVAQLGQQGAGRKKLLGFTINYGQDVTPRPTGFTTAPAWCWRGPTWMPGCVGGIQPQHPSGFSTNNHPTRLEDIGGHLVA; encoded by the exons ATGGGCCTGGGCACAGTCTCCTCAGCGAAGGCACACACCAGAGGAAGCACCGACCTCATTAACTTCTACGCCACGAGCCATGCGTTGGCCCATG GCCAGCTCCGTATTCCTCCCTGCCTCAGCCACCACATCGTCACCGGCTACGTGTCCAACAACCGCTCAGCCATCTCTTGCCTGATCTCCCCGCACAGCACAGCGGAGGG CCACTGCCAGGACACCACCACATCCACCACTGCTGAGCACTTCAAGCCCTTCTGGTTCCCTGATGGCCGGagcctgctgccctggcatgTCCACCAGTCG CTCGGCGTTAAAGTCACCACGACGGATTACCTGCCCTCCATGTGCAGCCAC CAGGGCGAAGAGATGCTCCcggtgctgccagcaggctcCGAAAGAGGCAGCAGGTTCAGGCAGGAGGTGCCAGGCTCCCTGGACAGGATGGTGAGCAggaccccatcccaccccccacccgcTGTGCCCTCTCTGTCCTCACCCGCTGTCCCCACGCAGGGCTTGTCCGTGGTGGACCACACTGTCCCACGCATCTCCCGAGGGCTGCAGGCACCCCGAGTGACCCAGGTTGcccagctgggacagcagggtgctggcaggaaG AAATTGTTGGGGTTCACCATTAACTATGGCCAGGACGTGACCCCCCGCCCGACCGGGTTCACCACGGCACCAG CCTGGTGTTGGCGGGGTCCGACCTGGATGCCAGGATGTGTGGGGGGcatccagccccagcaccccagcgGCTTCAGCACCAACAACCACCCCACCAGGCTGGAGGACATCGGTGGCCACCTCGTGGCGTGA
- the SDHAF2 gene encoding succinate dehydrogenase assembly factor 2, mitochondrial: MAAARLCSLPRWALCRHVLGPVSLRRGYRGDSPTDTGKDVLEIPLPPWQERPDEPLETKRARLLYESRKRGMLENCILLSLFAKENLNRMSEQQLNLYDRLINEPSNDWDIYYWATEAKPTPAEFENDVMAMLREFTKNKKKEQRLRQPDLEYLFEPPH, translated from the exons ATGGCGGCGGCTAGG CTCTGTTCCCTGCCCAGGTGGGCTCTGTGCCGGCACGTTTTGGGGCCAGTGAGCCTGCGGCGTGGCTACCGTGGGGACTCCCCGACAGACACAGGGAAGGATGTGCTGGAGATCCCCTTGCCCCCCTGGCAGGAGCGTCCTGATGAGCCACTGGAGACGAAGAGAGCCCGGCTGCTGTATGAGAGCCGGAAGAGGGGGATGCTGGAGAACTGCATCCTGCTCAG CCTCTTTGCAAAGGAGAACCTGAACCGCATGAGCGAGCAGCAGCTGAACCTCTACGACCGGCTCATTAATGAGCCCAGCAACGACTGGGACATTTACTACTGGGCCACAG AAGCAAAGCCCACGCCGGCTGAGTTTGAGAACGACGTGATGGCTATGCTGAGGGAGTTTACCAAGAACAAGAAGAAGGAGCAGAGGCTGCGGCAGCCAGACCTGGAGTACCTCTTTGAGCCGCCCCACTGA